In Thermosinus carboxydivorans Nor1, a genomic segment contains:
- a CDS encoding ketopantoate reductase family protein: protein MKIAIIGAGAMGSLFGGRLAQAGEDVWLLDVWEEHVAAIQAHGLTLVDTTAETSIRLNATTQADDIGPVDLVIIFVKSYATPDAAQTAAALLGPATTVLTLQNGLGNAETLAKVLGAERVVVGTTAMGATLLGPGRIKCGGQGPTHIGSFSGGANPRLHDIATIFARAGIHTVVDSNVTALVWSKLIINVGINAITALTGIPNGQVMASAETRELVRLAVAEAVAVARASGIPLPHTNYFDQVATVAQATRDNRSSMLQDVTNRRRTEIDAINGAIVAAGKRLGVPTPVNETLTLLIKTLEQTYLS from the coding sequence GTGAAAATTGCCATTATCGGCGCCGGCGCCATGGGCTCACTGTTCGGCGGCCGGCTGGCCCAGGCCGGTGAGGATGTATGGTTGCTTGATGTCTGGGAGGAGCATGTGGCGGCTATCCAGGCGCATGGGCTAACCCTTGTTGACACCACCGCTGAAACTAGTATTCGCCTTAACGCCACGACCCAGGCGGACGATATTGGCCCCGTAGATTTAGTTATTATCTTTGTAAAGTCCTATGCCACGCCTGACGCCGCCCAAACCGCCGCCGCCCTGCTCGGCCCTGCTACGACCGTGCTAACCCTGCAAAACGGTCTGGGCAACGCCGAAACGTTGGCGAAGGTCCTCGGTGCCGAGCGCGTGGTCGTAGGCACCACCGCCATGGGGGCTACTCTGCTCGGCCCCGGCCGCATAAAATGCGGCGGCCAAGGTCCTACCCATATCGGCAGTTTCAGCGGCGGCGCCAACCCCCGTCTGCACGACATTGCCACCATTTTCGCGCGCGCCGGGATCCACACCGTCGTGGACAGCAATGTAACCGCCCTGGTTTGGAGCAAACTGATTATCAATGTCGGTATCAACGCCATTACGGCCCTTACCGGCATCCCTAACGGACAAGTTATGGCCAGCGCCGAAACGCGCGAGCTTGTCCGGCTGGCTGTGGCCGAGGCGGTGGCGGTCGCCCGGGCGTCCGGTATTCCTCTCCCCCATACGAATTATTTCGACCAAGTCGCAACCGTCGCCCAGGCGACACGCGACAACCGTTCATCCATGCTGCAAGACGTGACCAATCGCCGCCGCACGGAAATCGACGCCATCAACGGCGCCATTGTCGCCGCCGGCAAACGGCTGGGTGTCCCCACTCCCGTCAATGAAACATTGACCCTGCTGATAAAAACGCTCGAACAAACCTATTTATCTTAG
- a CDS encoding complex I subunit 4 family protein translates to MTGFPILTTILLAPILGALALALLPKGAEKTIKIVAACAMGVSLSLSIYCYFAYDLAAGGMQFTENVPWLNDLGVTYAMGVDGISLPLMLLTTLIGFSAVFASWSVDHRPKEFFILLLILTAGVIGTFITRDLFIFLLFYELVVIPIYIMVIVWGSSKRVTKEYAGMKLTLYLLIGSAFMLVGVVALYLTAYPAGLRTFSMEALVRAHELGNLPEDFQIFAFFLLLIGFGSLLSMWPLHSWSPDGYAGAPTAVSMIHAGVLKKIGGYGLIRLGLLVLPLGAKFWAPLIALLGVANVVYAAFIAVAQKDMKYVVGYSSVSHMGFVLIGFAALNVIGLNGAVANMFAHGVMSALFFAMIGYVYEKTHTRHIPDLGGLAHQLPRVATGFMLAGMASLGLPGLIGFVPEFTIFVGAFRQYPLPTLLAITGIVLTALYTLRVLANVLFGPRLVQYDNCRDVRGPALVPLLALGSVLVVFGLFPGLLIRMVNSGVEPLLPLLAKLQDASAMIGGIFR, encoded by the coding sequence ATGACCGGTTTTCCCATTCTAACTACTATTTTGCTCGCCCCCATTCTCGGTGCTTTGGCACTTGCCTTGCTACCCAAAGGCGCGGAGAAAACAATTAAAATAGTTGCGGCCTGCGCCATGGGCGTGTCCCTGAGCCTGTCAATCTATTGTTATTTTGCTTATGATCTTGCTGCCGGCGGGATGCAATTTACGGAAAATGTGCCTTGGCTCAACGATCTTGGCGTCACTTACGCCATGGGGGTGGACGGCATTTCGCTGCCGCTCATGTTATTGACGACACTCATTGGCTTTTCCGCCGTCTTCGCTTCCTGGAGTGTGGATCACCGGCCCAAGGAGTTTTTCATTCTCCTGCTGATCCTCACCGCCGGGGTCATCGGTACGTTTATCACCCGCGATCTCTTCATTTTCTTGCTTTTTTATGAACTGGTCGTCATCCCCATTTACATCATGGTAATCGTCTGGGGTTCGAGCAAACGGGTGACGAAGGAATATGCCGGCATGAAGCTAACGCTGTACTTGCTCATTGGGTCGGCCTTCATGCTGGTTGGTGTGGTCGCTTTGTATCTTACGGCATACCCGGCCGGCCTGCGCACGTTCAGCATGGAGGCCTTAGTCCGGGCCCATGAACTGGGCAACTTGCCCGAAGATTTTCAGATTTTTGCCTTTTTCCTGCTCCTGATTGGCTTTGGGTCGCTTCTTTCGATGTGGCCGCTGCACAGCTGGTCGCCTGATGGGTATGCCGGCGCGCCTACCGCGGTATCGATGATCCACGCCGGTGTTCTGAAAAAAATCGGCGGCTACGGCCTCATCCGCCTGGGCCTGTTGGTACTGCCCCTGGGGGCTAAATTCTGGGCGCCGCTCATCGCGCTATTAGGAGTGGCCAACGTGGTGTATGCCGCCTTCATCGCCGTGGCGCAGAAGGATATGAAATATGTTGTCGGCTATTCGTCGGTTTCCCATATGGGGTTTGTCCTTATTGGCTTTGCCGCTCTCAATGTCATTGGTCTCAACGGGGCGGTGGCCAACATGTTCGCCCACGGCGTCATGAGCGCCTTGTTCTTTGCCATGATCGGTTATGTCTACGAAAAAACCCATACCCGCCATATTCCTGATCTGGGCGGCCTGGCTCACCAGCTGCCGCGGGTAGCCACCGGTTTTATGCTGGCAGGCATGGCTTCACTCGGCCTACCGGGACTAATCGGTTTCGTTCCCGAGTTTACCATTTTCGTTGGCGCCTTCCGCCAATATCCGCTGCCAACGCTGCTAGCCATCACCGGGATTGTCCTTACCGCCCTGTACACTCTGCGCGTACTGGCCAATGTCTTGTTTGGGCCACGCCTGGTGCAGTACGACAACTGCCGCGACGTCCGCGGCCCGGCCTTGGTGCCGCTGCTGGCGCTGGGCTCGGTGCTGGTAGTTTTCGGACTATTCCCTGGTCTCCTCATCAGGATGGTTAACAGCGGCGTCGAACCGCTGTTGCCGCTCTTAGCCAAACTCCAAGATGCGTCGGCCATGATTGGAGGGATTTTCCGATGA
- a CDS encoding NADH-quinone oxidoreductase subunit N, translating into MNLAILTTEIVTVCLAAFLVLLDLVIPEDEPRRGLGFLAVLGLLGIFGHTFTQYGVNGSLYNGLFVVDNFAVFFKQIFLLAAILTILFSFEYVDCLPCYRGEFYALIVFAVLGMMVMVSASDLLTLFVGMELMTITFFILVGYHLGNGKGSEAGMKYLILGAASTAVLLYGVSLVYGFTGSVALADIASRAASTPAILMGAILIFAGFAFKIAAVPFHVWSPDIYEGAPVPITALLAMASKAAGFAVLLRVFLIAFPAFQASWLTAVGILAAASMIIGNLIAIPQRNIKRLLAYSSVAQAGYMLAGMVAADTAGVKGILFYAMLYVFANVGAFAVVTAVYNHTGSDDLTAYEGLAQKSPLLAAIMTVALLSMAGIPPLAGFVGKLYLFAAVVEKGYLWLAFIGFIMSMVSVYYYLLVTKAMYMKAPADRAPLIISEPLRWAALASFIATLFFGVYPGPLSTLAAAAAKSLF; encoded by the coding sequence ATGAACCTTGCTATTCTCACCACCGAGATTGTTACTGTCTGCTTGGCCGCCTTTCTTGTGTTGCTGGATCTTGTCATTCCCGAGGACGAGCCGCGCCGCGGGCTGGGCTTTCTGGCTGTTCTGGGACTGCTTGGCATTTTCGGCCATACCTTCACCCAGTATGGCGTGAACGGCAGTTTGTATAACGGCCTCTTTGTCGTCGACAACTTTGCTGTCTTTTTTAAGCAGATTTTCCTGTTGGCGGCCATTTTGACCATCCTGTTTTCCTTCGAGTATGTGGACTGTCTGCCATGCTATCGGGGCGAATTTTATGCGCTTATCGTCTTTGCCGTCCTGGGCATGATGGTCATGGTTTCGGCCAGCGATTTGTTAACACTGTTTGTCGGTATGGAACTTATGACCATTACTTTCTTTATTTTGGTGGGATACCACTTGGGCAACGGCAAGGGCAGCGAAGCGGGAATGAAATATCTTATTCTTGGTGCGGCATCGACCGCAGTGCTTTTGTACGGCGTCAGCCTGGTCTACGGTTTCACCGGGTCGGTCGCCCTAGCTGACATCGCCAGTCGTGCTGCCAGCACGCCGGCGATCCTGATGGGGGCCATTCTCATTTTTGCCGGCTTTGCGTTCAAAATCGCCGCCGTGCCGTTTCACGTATGGTCGCCTGATATTTACGAAGGGGCGCCGGTGCCAATTACGGCCTTACTGGCCATGGCTTCCAAGGCGGCTGGGTTTGCCGTGCTGCTGCGCGTCTTCCTGATCGCTTTTCCCGCCTTCCAGGCGAGCTGGCTGACCGCCGTGGGCATACTGGCTGCTGCCAGCATGATCATCGGCAATCTTATCGCCATCCCGCAGCGCAATATCAAGCGGTTGCTTGCTTACTCTTCGGTCGCCCAGGCCGGGTATATGCTAGCCGGTATGGTGGCCGCTGATACCGCCGGGGTCAAGGGAATATTGTTCTATGCCATGCTCTATGTTTTTGCCAATGTCGGCGCTTTCGCCGTTGTGACTGCCGTTTACAACCATACTGGTTCCGATGATTTGACCGCTTATGAAGGGTTGGCGCAGAAATCGCCGCTCTTAGCGGCCATCATGACGGTGGCGCTCTTATCGATGGCCGGTATTCCGCCGCTTGCCGGGTTTGTTGGCAAGTTGTACCTCTTCGCCGCCGTCGTGGAAAAAGGTTACTTATGGCTTGCTTTTATCGGCTTTATCATGTCGATGGTGTCTGTATACTACTACTTGCTGGTGACCAAGGCCATGTACATGAAAGCACCGGCTGACCGGGCGCCGCTAATCATCAGCGAACCGCTGCGCTGGGCCGCTCTGGCAAGTTTTATCGCTACGCTGTTTTTCGGCGTCTATCCCGGCCCGCTATCAACGCTGGCCGCTGCCGCGGCCAAGTCATTGTTTTAG